The Carassius gibelio isolate Cgi1373 ecotype wild population from Czech Republic chromosome B18, carGib1.2-hapl.c, whole genome shotgun sequence sequence ACATTATTTGCAGCCtccttcttaaagggacagttacaCTTAtccaaaagtctctctctctctctttcaaaggCTGTCATTTCTCTCTTGTAATTATGCTAAAATGTctcattatttgaatgtttttgtgtgATAATGGGTCGTAATGGAATTAAATGAAAGCATAATTAAATCTCTGTGGTGTGTGTTACAGATCAGTGCGCATGCAGTGAGGAGACGTCGGAATGCACTTGCTTGTTGGACCTTCATCCCAGTGAGGTGCGTAAAAATCCACAGCAAACCAGCAGCATCCCCTGCGAACCAGCCTTCAGTGTCCTGAGACGGTGTTTGTTCTAAACACGTACAAGACCATTAACATTTATAACAAGAATTTTGATGCAGTCTCTCTACTATAGTAAGACTTTAGTGCTGGAAGTTCCTCAGAGTCCGTGACAGTGTTAATATCTAGCTCTTCTACACAATTCAACAGGGCTAGTGAAATTATCAACAGTGATTTAATTGAGAgtattaatatgaaaaataattataataattaatatagtaGAATATTTgcattgatgcaaaaaaaatctgCAAGAAAATCTGTCTATTAACACGTTTTAAAATAAAGaccatttatattcatatttgcaGTTCTATATTCAGGGTTtatgatatttatataaattatataatttatacatttacagaATATATTGAGAATTATAACTTTATTTCCATTCTTGCATTAAGATTTAGCGATATAGTCAGacttaatattatatattcatgTATAACTTGAAAACCAGTTTGTGATTTTATGGCtataataaatgatcattttgagTTGTATCATCTCTCTTATGAGGTAAGAGAGGTATTGTTGGCAATGACCTTTGAATCCTGTTTAAGCATTAAGTGTGAACAGACCTGTTGAGATGATCTTTAGTGAAACATACACTTTCCTTGGATGTGATTGGTGGAGGGTCAGAACAAAATCATATACATTACTGTAAGTAATTTTATATGATGGTATTTGTGTATATCACAATATAGTGATATGGGATGACATTCaacaacaatttttattttattttaatatatatttattattagtagtatttttaaatattaaacagccATGTGGGAATACATATTTTTGTATAACACAGCAAACTTTAAGTTTTGAAAGTTAATCATTTTCACCAAGAAATGAGATTGGAAATTTTTTGAGTTAAAACCAAAATACTAGTATgactaatattataaaatacttgATAAGTTTAACGGTACAATCATAATACATCCATTGTAAAATAGCCAGTACATACACAACTGCACATTAGTTTAACAGTGTTTTTTAATATTAACTGTTATACCTCCCAGTCCTACTGTGTGCGTCTGATATGAAGTGAGTAAAACTGAATCTATATCATTACTAGAAATGTGCAAGACCAACTCTCACAGTCTTTcgtgtctctttctttctcttttcagctgtctactgacagacagacacaacaTATTGCTGCAACCCAACCCCCTCAGTTTCCTCTCCATCACCAGCCAATCAAATGCACTCTGAAAATAAACTATCCAATCATGGCAAGCAAGTGACAAGCGGGGCCCAATCACAGCTCTCCAATGTAAACCAAGCGCAGCAGCAAGGACCTGCTGGCAACCAAGGGTCAAAGGGCAGTGGGTCTGGGAACCATGGAGTCAAATCCAACCAGATTTCTCCTGGCAACCCTGGACTGAAGAGCCACAACCAATCAGGTGGTGGAGTTGGCGGGATAATGAAGACCAAGGCAAAGAGGGAAAGGAGCGTCTCCACGGACACGGGAGACCAAAGGGAGTCACTCACCCCTGTTTTGGAGCCAGATGCCAAAGGTAGGCGTAATGACCATGGTCCGTAAAGTCCGTAGACGGACTGTCTGATGATTTAAACACAAAATAGCATGTGCTTTCTCAAAACATCAGATCCAATCTGCCTGACTAGCTTTACAGATGTCTCATATTAGCAATGCATTCGGACTTCTTGATTACGcactacttttagattactttcgACCTAACTTGTGAGAAAATATTTCCATTCATTGTTCTCAACATTTCCCAAACTGGGAAAGACCTGCGGGGGTTCGTGAGGTGATGaaaactaataattaattcaatCATAAAAATATCTGATTAAACTAATTGTGTGGCCTCACCATTTTCTGAGTAATTACAGGTGACTAGTGGCTGGTGTGTGCAGTTCCATAAAACTACAAGACTTTCTGAATGTAAATAAGCAGTAGTAGTTTTTTAGGAAGGAAGATTTAAGAGAAAAAATAGAAGTATTAGAGCAAATCAATAATTTATCGATAATTTACtgccattgtgtaaataatatgagAGCATGTAGTGTATAAAAAGTAAGTTTGGTCCaaagctgcatttacttgataaaaaaatcaaaattagtGAAAaatttgatattgtgaaatattatcagagtgtaaaataacttttctattttaatacattttaaaatgtaaagtaatcCTGTGAtgacacagctgaattttcatcatcatttctccaatcttcagtgtcacatgatctgaaATTGTTGTAATATACTATTTGCTGCTCAATTACTCATGCACAATGATTTATAATGGTTCTTTTTATTATCGATGGTGAAAACCTTTgtaactatacatttttattttttttaaaatatattttatattattgtgacCCATTTAATGtgtcctaaaataaataaaataatttattgaataaaagaagaagaagaaaaatctgaCCTCACATTTTTAATCCTAGTGTGTCATGATTTCCACAGacatattaggcagcacaacacAGATAATAATACTAAGGGCCAGTTTTACGCGAAAATGCAATTCCAGAACAGCACCAGAGGGTGTGGAAATTTCTGCGGCTGATTTACTGACAATgcacaaattaaagaacacagacacaACATCTCATTTCCAGAATGACCAAAGAAAGACcaagattaaaaaaatgtgttattttggcattccaaataaattaatatgcatggaaaaaaaaatcctcttccTTCTAGCACGCTCTCTGTTCTTTGTGAGGCCTCCTCCTAGCAACAATAAAAATCCAGCCATTTCAATCTCAAAACAGTTTTTGGAAAATTGGCAAAttggaaagatttctgaaggatcatgtgacaatgaagagtaaaaaaattcagctttgaatcacaggatgaaatagatttttaaaatctattcaaatcgAAAACAGCTAATTAAATTGTACtagtatttcacattattactgtttttacggtaccttttaataaataaatgcagccttggtgagcagaagagacttgttttaaaaacacaaaaaaattgtttAGGTAGTGTATATTGAAGGTAGTGTAGGCAATTACGGAGAGGCTAGCAATAGCATGCTAGCTTTGAAAGCAAGATCCTGCCCTCCTTGCAAATCACTTTGCGAGGCCacgcctcctccaaaacacacaaacacacctaggCAGACCAGAGACTTACCTGTGACATCTTGAGAGATGGCGTTGGGTTGAATGCAGCACTGTCAGATTACCTCATGTAAAACATTACAGTACACAGCACATAATATAGCAATAATAACGCTTTTCGTTTTCCCTCGGTCTGCAGTGGAACGCACTGATGACAAATAATGTCTGCGCAAGCAGGGTGCGCGgaggtatgcaaatacatatgTTGACTGGCAGGTAGAAAAGCCAATCATAGTCCTTGGACCAAAGAATTTGATTGGACAACCGTTTTCTGGTCCTATGCCATCCAaggaatatataaatacatgttatagggctgcacgataaattgcatgcaatattcaatgtgcatcttgtcagtaaaaagccggttctgtaatcagcgtgTAGTAAATGCTTTTCCATGTGAATTCtgtgcaggtgatggagatttagcAGTGATTacggaaccggctttactgacaagatgcacattaaatatcgaATGAGGTTTATTGTGAATCTATAACATATAAGCACATTTAGACCACTGAATTGATTCCTGTTAGGATGCAAAGAGACTATCATCCAGCATAAGAAAAAATGTCACCCAAATGAATGGCATTTTTAGTTACTTTTCCCACTTTAGCTTGCTCGCAAATTTCAATTTCTTGATATTGATATTGACATCAGATATTAGTTTGTGACTCTCTGATTTTGATTCTGATATCATCCgttttatgcttattattttaaccgacttcctttttttattttttattttttgctcatgCTTGGGATGAAAAATAGCTTGCCTTTTCCTGTCTGAGTGGACAGAATATGCAGTAATGTGGACCAGACTTTATGGCAATAATTAAAACTCAGCCTATGAGAGACTTGcataacgcacacacacacacatgatactCAATATGTAGTGCACAACCAAACTCGCTTCACTCATCTATCACTGTATCTCTCGATCAACAAtctaaaaaaggcaaaaaatctGGAATTCCCCTTTCAACTGGAAACAGAGTAAAGATGAAACTGGCTGTTTTCAGCAAACCCAAAATGCCCTGACCTTTCTGagcattttctgtgtgtgtgtatgcatgctaATATGTGTGTATCAGATGTTATGCTCCTAGAACAGCACCAAATGCGCAAAATGCTTGTGTTTTCCTGTTGGTTGTCCTGTTGTGTGTGTCACTCACTAATTGAGCGGGGGTTGAGAGAGACTCTGCGCTCAGACAGGAAGTAGAATAGAGCGGGGTGGAGAGACTGAGGGGGAGGGAGACTCTATTAGCAACAAGTTCCTGAATGTCAACAGGTCCCttactgtgcacacacacacacacacacacacacacacacacacacacacaagttcccTTATGTGGTTTTGTGATTCTGACAAAAACATGTCCGTGTAATGTTTCACACCAACGCCAAAGGAAAAAACaactataaaattattatattttgcaggaagagatttttttttcccctaagACAGTTAAGTAGAGTTTTCACTCAAATTaccttattgtaattttttttccccccatcatTAATATTGATCATTGCgttttcattaattaataataattattaatcatttaattaatttcttatttttccaTGTGTCctattaaaagtaaaaacaaatctttttaatttatctaatttattAAATTTCATTATTTTGGAATGTcgtattgcacatttttattaaataatatatatttttttaatttttacttttcttttaaaatttgtattattaacaaaaaaaaagtgaataatacAAATTTGAAAAGAATGTAAGTGAACAAACTTTTTATCAGTAGGTCTATGCTATTATATTTAATTGTtgcaaaaatttaattatttaatggttaaaaaattaaaatgtataatacgaCGGTCcgaaataatgaaatgaaatgtaataaattagataaatgaaAAAGATTTGCCAGGATCATCATGGAAGGAGGCCttcaccaaaatgaaaatgcGGTCATCATTGAAGAGCTGTTCACaccttaactttttttattttttttttggtgcatgtCAGCGGTTGCTATACAGATCGGATGCTAGTCTGCGTTTCTAGTCCTGGTTGCCTTAGTAACAGTTATGAATGCCACTACAGATAAGATGCTGTTCAGTGTCAGTCCATGTTAACCAGGTTTTATGCCActgaaaatgaacattctgtaaGGAGAGTTAGATATAAAATGCAGCAATGCAAAATGTATCATATCAAAGATGTAAGAATGAACTTGTGATGTCACTGACAGCGCGGTAGTATTTGAATGTGTGCAAGTGAATTACTAAATTACAATAATGGCAACTGTACATGGTGAGAACATGCTTAATTGTCATAATAATGCATATTATCTATGCAAAATATACCACCTTATACTTTCTTTTGATTTGGGTTGAAATCTGAACAAAGCATGTTGCTGACAAGACTCGAGATTCAGCCAAACTGCTGCTGTCCAATATAAAAAGCAATAACAGGTCTTCTCTTCCTGGATTGCGGAGGCGTGTTTTTcttttcacagtgtgtgtgccATTTCTTTTTGTTTGGTTCATTGTGCAgttcttattttatttccatttgcCCGGTGCTTTGTGCATGTGATGTGTGTATTAGAGCGAGAGATCAGGGGAAATAACGGGGCAATAGAGTGATTTAGAGAAACTGAGTCATCTGGGCTTCCTGTAATAGCACTGAAACTCTTTTGTGTGTgcatacacactctcactcttTCACACCTGGCTGAAAGTTAGAAGGTGGGATAATTATAGTTCAAAATAGAATAGAATCTTTTTTTTAGgaactatttgaaaaaaatatattaaaaatctttttatatgcatgcatgtgcttgcatttatatatatgtaataaatatacatcatatacacatatataatgtaaacaaaaacttttattttggatgcgattaatcgcgattaatcgtttgacagcactagttgaAATTTTAAGTATTACAATTCATTGTAGTACACACAAATATTTTATCATGTTAATTCAAAGGAAAAtacttctaaaaataaatatttttttcacaattgtaATGATCAACTTtgttagttacatttttttttttacacatattttttaactgtaaaagttattaaatataaaattatcagAACAAATTTTCCTAATAATATGGAGGAACGATTAATTCTACTTTTAGTTTTGGTTAAAAATAATGGTGGAGAGGATCAGAAACAGGGAAGTGAGAACTTTATTTACTTAAGCTCTTCTTCAGGGAACAGtttcttttgttttgtctttctctctctctctctttctctgcataTATTGTTCCCTCGATAGAAAAGCAAACAGAAAGGCATTCAAATGAAATGCAAGTCACCCATCCACTTCAGACCACTCGACTGCCACACCTGGAAAGAGCCAATGATTAAAGAGAAAGTAGACCAGAGAGAGAGCTGACTCACTCATTTACGTAAACTGATGTCTGCTGGGAACAAAAGAGGATGCAGAAAAGGTCAGCTCTTTATCTCTGCCCGCCGCCAACACGGCGTGCGCAGGCCGAGGACACAACAACCGAACGctgtgctctctctccctctcttgttTTCTACCTCACTGTGTCTGGTATTCAAGGTTAGGGGATGTTTCAAGGCTTTGGAGGCCTTGTGTGTCCTCTCATTCCGTTTAAATGCCAAAACATTTCTGGAGTTTGTGAGATTGCAATGcgttttaaattagctttttgaGACCAGTTGTGTGCGTTGGCTTATATCAGTGTGGATAGAAACCATACTGtcttatataaatgtgtgtaattgATTCTAAATATGTTTACATTGCTGCATCTTTGTGTTTTTTATAATGGTGTCCAGTAGAGGGAGTGATGCGCAGCAAGCGCCGGTGTGTGCTGGAGAGAAAGCAGCCGTACAGTGGTGATGAATGGTGCTCAGGGGCCGAaactgaggaagaggatgagaaaCCCCTTTCTGCCTCTCACCGTGAgttcacatacaaacacacacacacacacacacacacacacacacacacacacacacacacacacacacacacataaggtaCAACTTGCCAGTATGAACCTTTACATAAATACTGTCTTGTAAACCTTAATGAATGTTTCTTCCTGTAGACTGTTTACACAAACGTCTGGTAGACGCCGCTGTTGTAAAAACACACACGGCTGTTGATTCggtgtaaaaatgaaaaaaatatatacatgcatgcatgcatacatacataattttacccacctgatttaaaaaatataatattaacactatactttgtgttatattatactggcattacattaaaaaattttttataataaaataaaataaaaaaactggctCATGGCTGTTTTTTATACAGCAGCTGATGGAGTGATGACAAATTGGACATCTTTTTCTCTTTTGACCGACATAATctattttttttggtaacactttattttaaggaccaattctcactattaacatgTATGCATATTATTAGGGTATTGGCGTTTTATAAAGTaagcaaatattaatatattgccatacactgccttattctgcatgaccattttttagatcccttaatccaacCTTAACACATACCTAAATAACTATTAATTAGCAGCAAATTAATAAAGAGGaatcaaatggaaaaaaaaattaatttagttgtaatggcacaaaaaaaaaaatattatgaaaggGGACCATCTTGCACACCCATTGGGGCAAAATCACCCCCTAAACCAGAGACATCTTACCCCAatttataaaaacacacaaacaaataattaaatacatgacTAGACAAAAAGTTCATCAAGGAAAACTTTGTCGTCAAAGGAAAGCGTGAACAGAAAATGAGTTTTATTAGCTTAAAGTTTGAATGTTGACGGATAGACAAGCCAACACAACTACTTTTCTAAATGCACACCATTTAGACCTTGGCCAACCATCAGATATTAAAGCAGTCATTCGTCTTCCGCTGCAACACTTCACACCTATACACTCCTAGATTGCTTTAGTGTCACCTTCAAAGCTTCACATtctctgtgtttttgtgtctGAGTCTGGTTGTGCATCTGTCGGTTGCTGACCACAATCCCGGAGTGTATGCATGCACACGCTGCACTACCTGCTATTCTGTGCTCGACAGAATCTGTGAAAGAAACATGTGAAAACTAGGTTGCATagcaaacaaaaaacagataTAAACACAAACAGCCCTACTAATGGTTATGAACTGAAATGCTGCTTCCATGTCAATCCATATAAAAGAAATAAAGGTATACGTATAAAATGTAGCAGTGCATAATGCATCTGGGATTCAACGCTTGCTGAGTTTATCTATGCTGACAGCACTTCAATTTCATTGAATATCGTATGTATCAAGTGTATGAAACTACCACCGCATTACAATAAAGAGAATTAAGGTGGTGTGAACATGATCAGTTgtcataaaaatgtatatcatttgAAACTAGTTATAATTCTgggtttctttcttttgattttggggtgaaatatgactaGGACACGTTCCTGACAGGTCACAGGTCACATTCCCCCAAACATACTGAGGCATACTGTATGAAGACTTGTTTGCATAGgccaaaaagagaaagaaaaatagaaatgtgtcttaaagggatagtccaacCAAAAAGAAGGTTTTGTCTTCATTTAAAGACACTCATGTCTACCCAAACCCTGTATTgactttattttgtggaacacgAGAAGTTTCTCTGATTGTCAGCCTTTGGCACAATTAACCTTCGCTGTTTAATATAAAAAGGGATGCAATGGAAATGAATGGTAACTAGCTGGAAATAATGCCTAAACCTCCTTGTGCGGGGTGGTTTGGAGAACtatcaggagaaaatgatgaAACTTCAGCTCATGTCTGACAATTGACATACAGTTATTGATAAAACAGTAGAAAACTTGGGGCAACAGTCAGCTGTATTGCACTTCTGTTTATGATATTTTTCTATCCCAGCGAGTTCACTATTACTCAACTAGTATGGGTTTAGTATGGTTCCTAAGGCATTAACTACAACTTAGTGACATTTGTATATGAAAAAGCAGTTGAAATATTATACTTTTAAAACTGTATTGTAGGCAATTGAATGTGAACTTGCCACTTAATAGTAATAGAGGTATGACATTGAGCTTTTAAAGCTATTGTCCTCTTGTGAAGTAAGTTCAGCCTTCCTTATCTGTGTATAGACACGTGACTGAAGGTGTGTCATGAAACATTACCTGCATAAGCACAACACAACACCCCTTAAAAACTCTGTATTGTCCTTTAAGGAAAATGTCCCGTTCTGTAACCTTGACTTTGCCTGAGTCATATCAAAATTTTAAAGACATTAAGATTaatcaaagttttaaaaaaaaatcattttgtgtgACATTCATGAGACCGAAACATGGCCTGTTTGTTTCTCATTTTGTACAGATCTTCAGTGTGTCATATCTGCCCACATAAATTTATGACGTAAATGCTCAGCCATCAGACATTCATAATAGAACCAAAGGTCTGGGAAGTTTTCTGTGGGATTTAGCTCCTCCTTGTGGTTTTCTGGAAATGTTTATTGTGGTAAACAAACATTTAGGTCATTGgattgatatttcattataattataatattctgacagtttttaatatttatgattaatagtaaataattataataaataatatttcagatgtatttgataaatgaaaagaaaaatagtacTTTACCTTCTCTTAAAATAATGGTTGGGCATTCATGTTCACAAGTGAATCACTGTTTCCAGtgtttgtaatgtaaaatgttattttgtcccccccccccaaaaaattgaCATATGATAACAAGTGACCcatctaaaatgtataaaaactgtgATAACTTTTCCgccattacaaatatttttttagcactcgttcacatttttatttcttctcACAGGTGAGCATGTGATCTGTCCTAGTCAGGGCCACTCTGGTTCATCTGCCACAGGCCATGTTAGTGATCCAGGAGGTCCAGCACTAAGTGGACCTGGTATTCGCACAGATCTACATCCTCGTCCCCCTCAGCAAGTAGTGTATGTCTTCACCACCAGCCTAGCCAACAGGTCAGTATGATTGCTTTGCTCCGTGTTAATAGTCTCTGCAGCTTGACAATCTGTTTTGAACAAATGGGATATTTACCATACGTTGCCATGTCTAAGCCGGAAATTTCTGTGAAAGCCACAACAAAGGAGATCATTTATATGCACGTATCATCTAAGCAGCCAGTTTTCCACCACAATCTTTTAACCGGTGTAGGAGTGTGCTTTTACAAGCCATTGTCATGTGACTGAATAGAAAACTATTAAAATCATAGGAAACTGTTTTTCCCCCTAATTTCTTTGTTGTTAAGTAGATTTAacaacccttttttttttgttctgcagtGCTGCAGAAGCAGTGATGCATGGCCACACAGACTCCATCCTCTTGTATCACCAGCAGAATGTCCCTCGTACCAAGCTGGATCAGGTCTGTCTATATGTATAGAGACACGGTGTGCCTACATGTCTTCATATATAGTTGCTAAATTACATGggtttgtttatgtttgtaaGTAGAGTGGAAAAATGGTCTCACAGCATCCACATTTGCAGGTGCATGGTGGCAAGGCACTGTATTTGTTTAAATGGCTATTTAAATCACAATGCTTATCtttgttcctgtttctgttttgATGAGGAACAGTACAGTTTTACAGTCTTTTGTGATGTATTGACCTGAGAATAATAATGCCATTAACAGCacccatttctttctctctttcctttttttttttttttgtatttgtctaAGCAGTCTTCTGGCATTGGAAAACTCTCCAACCTGACAGAGCAGATCAGCTCTAGTCACAGTCCTCCCATTGGCACACCCAAATCCCAAAGTGGTACACCTCGGCCAGGTTCTGTTGGTGGAGTTGTTGGTGGACACCTCCAAGGCACCAGCACTCCTTCTTCTACAGGGCATCCAGATGGTGAGCCAGCCCAAACCCTCCGAGGAGGAGGAACATCAAACAGCATCAACCGCTCTGCAGTTCATTCACTGGGCCAAGGAAGTTCCGGCCCACAGTCTGTGGGAGTTTCAGGACCAGACAGAGTGGACAGGCCAGGTACTATTGCCCACCATGGTGCAGGTGTGTCTCCTTCGTCAAGTCCCTCTCTATTATCTGTATGCCATCAGAGCGAACTGGGCCAACGTGGAGGGCCAGGAAACACAGATGGCCTCTCTAAGGAGCAGTTGGAACATCGTGAACGCTCTTTACAGACTCTTCGAGACATTGAGAGGTTACTTCTCCGTAGTGGAGCCAGTGCAGGCCATGAGGAACCTAATGGTAATCCTAATGGCACTAatgttaataacaataatagtaatgatGGAGGTAGAGGTTTGCAAGATGGTGAGAATGGTGTGGGGGATAGCAACAATGCTGGTATAACTGGTATGCCCCCTGTTGGTGGAATAAAAAAGTATGAGGAGCCGTTACAGTCCATCATCTCACAGACACAGAATCTTGGTGGGCCTGGATTGGATGACTCACTGATGGGCTCACACCATGTTATGCCACCTCATTCCCACCACCTATCCTCACCCTCAGGGTTAGACATGGGGCCCCTTATGGGACCTGAAGGTGTAACACCAGAGCAGCTAGCTTGGAGGAAGCTTCAAGAAGAATACTACCAGGAGAAAAGGCGGCAACACGACATGAACCCCCACCAACATCCCCAGCATTTCCGCATGATGCCAGAGATGGGCATGCCTGGGGGGCCTCAAATGCTGATGAGGGGACCCCCACCACCATATCATAGTAAACCCGGTGACCAACAGTGGGGGCCAGGGCCAATGGTAGGGGGAGGAATGGGAGGGAATTCACGACTAAAAGACATGCATCAGGAAGGTCCTCGAGGGCCAAGGTTTCTTGGACAGATGCGAGGTCCTTCAGGGGGTGGGGGTTACCCAGAAGGTCCTGGAGGAATTATAGGTATGGAGGGGTTGGGTCCTCAAAGACCTCCAAGGCCAGGCATGGGTTGGCTAGAAGAGATGCCTCCAAACATGAGTGGTGGAGGCCCATTTCATGGGTGCTATCCACCAGGGGGGCCTGGGGGACCTCCCCAGCCCTTTCAGGGTGATTTGGATCGCCCCATAACACGGGAAGAGATGTTCCGCAGACTCCATAGATTGGACTTGCAGCAGTTATCCAGACAGCAACAGCAGGCAGGGCTTGGAGGTCCTAGGATGATGGATAATACTGGGGGACCAGGCTTCCCCAATCCTGGAATGGGAGGAGGCCCGCCCTCCCGTAGTGATCCAATGGACTTTCCTGGTTCTCGGACTATAATGGGCTCTCCTATTGGTGGAGTAGGCAGTGATGGTGGCCCCACAATGAGAGACATAGTTGACTCTCCTTTAGGGGGTAGCCTAAATATGAATATGGGCATGAATATGAATCCACAGGGGCAGCAGTTCTTGGTTCAGAAGCTGAGGGGGGGTCCTGGAATTGGCGGACCACTTGGGGAGATGTTGAACCCTGATGACATCTCCCGCATTAGGGCTTCACAGAATGGCCGGGGTGGTGCTAACAAAGGAATGATCCCTGGCCCAGATGGACCTCTTCAGTTTTCTAACCAGAGCTCATTTCCTGGTAGCCAGGGTGATGGCTCATATATGCAGCAGCCAGGGCCTGATATGTTTGGACCAGACCAGCCAGGTCC is a genomic window containing:
- the bcl9l gene encoding B-cell CLL/lymphoma 9-like protein isoform X3, producing the protein MHSENKLSNHGKQVTSGAQSQLSNVNQAQQQGPAGNQGSKGSGSGNHGVKSNQISPGNPGLKSHNQSGGGVGGIMKTKAKRERSVSTDTGDQRESLTPVLEPDAKEGVMRSKRRCVLERKQPYSGDEWCSGAETEEEDEKPLSASHREHVICPSQGHSGSSATGHVSDPGGPALSGPGIRTDLHPRPPQQVVYVFTTSLANSAAEAVMHGHTDSILLYHQQNVPRTKLDQSSGIGKLSNLTEQISSSHSPPIGTPKSQSGTPRPGSVGGVVGGHLQGTSTPSSTGHPDGEPAQTLRGGGTSNSINRSAVHSLGQGSSGPQSVGVSGPDRVDRPGTIAHHGAGVSPSSSPSLLSVCHQSELGQRGGPGNTDGLSKEQLEHRERSLQTLRDIERLLLRSGASAGHEEPNGNPNGTNVNNNNSNDGGRGLQDGENGVGDSNNAGITGMPPVGGIKKYEEPLQSIISQTQNLGGPGLDDSLMGSHHVMPPHSHHLSSPSGLDMGPLMGPEGVTPEQLAWRKLQEEYYQEKRRQHDMNPHQHPQHFRMMPEMGMPGGPQMLMRGPPPPYHSKPGDQQWGPGPMVGGGMGGNSRLKDMHQEGPRGPRFLGQMRGPSGGGGYPEGPGGIIGMEGLGPQRPPRPGMGWLEEMPPNMSGGGPFHGCYPPGGPGGPPQPFQGDLDRPITREEMFRRLHRLDLQQLSRQQQQAGLGGPRMMDNTGGPGFPNPGMGGGPPSRSDPMDFPGSRTIMGSPIGGVGSDGGPTMRDIVDSPLGGSLNMNMGMNMNPQGQQFLVQKLRGGPGIGGPLGEMLNPDDISRIRASQNGRGGANKGMIPGPDGPLQFSNQSSFPGSQGDGSYMQQPGPDMFGPDQPGPPHMSNTSRLSHIPMNPGSRGTDLGARHPPDLPISVNQMGSPAIPQSHQLKSPSLSQEPSPLMPSPSAAGLKSPSQLPQGGPTHPPAPAASGAGTPSSTSIKSPQVMVPSLGLRSPSGSPGHLKSPTMPVASPGWIASPKNTMPSPGGPSSVKVAGNGGSTSTDTGMSLPPRSSNSTPISQPSNSINPSMPFTSSQDAPPSQNPLSLIMSQMSKYAMPSSTPLYHDAIKTIATSDDEMLTDRPLLPGINMSVGNMGNHQSTQMLLNSQGSMGPHSGPQSPMGMVLQGVPQLSHDPSGPMLPSPNPMGMPGMTSAIIGGGGGPPDGIGPCNLSPMHPQNQMGGFPRMQGPLHSPISGMGQQYPQRPEEVLQPQHMHLLSKGMSHQRPPLQPDSFPSMPMGDGPDLSEVIRPTHTGIPEFDLSRIIPADKPSSTLQYFPKSEAMSQPQQNPHQGQLPPQASSAQLLKQLSSSGPPHSNVPSSNPHIANLQNMMAEQQLPLHPSHSHCGMRPGMGMPQIGSRGMGSGGGMGPICHPGHMMGRTVMSPQQQQQLQQQHHHQQQQAMMANNLLQHPSHPPRGMLSPHQHPHNLMAQQNLMMMQAKQRGMTLPGEHFGQQGALMSPQGPMMGPPHSQSVMMGPQSLRQRSMSLDSPLGYGPGSMANMPF